From the Musa acuminata AAA Group cultivar baxijiao chromosome BXJ3-1, Cavendish_Baxijiao_AAA, whole genome shotgun sequence genome, the window ggtgagtacttgagtatagagttcacacaGTTCCTCAAGaatcatgagattctatcctaatggataCCTTCTTATatatctcagctcaatggtatatccGAGAGGAGAAATCACacactgttagatatggtacattCCATAATGAGTTTTGTTGACCTACCCATTTCATTCTaaggatatgccatagagaccacAATTTACCTTCTGAACATAATTCTAACTAAGTAAGTAGTATCTACTTCATATGAGATAAAAATTTAAGAAGcacgatcttaaggttattaatatTTGGGGCTATCCTACCCACGTTAAGAGACACAACCCTAACAAGTTGGAATCCAAGATAGAGCGGTACAAGTTTGTGTGATACACCAAAGAAACTTGTGGGAATTATTTTTATCACCCAAAGGATtaaaaagtctttgtagctaagagagtagtgttccttgagaaggaacacatttttagtggagatagtaggagcatgatagagttgagcgaggttagagaacctagctcaagcaccactccacaactCGAGTCTATTTAGGTACCTAGTACACATCCAATTTTATGTAAATTAGATAGAATATCCCATCCTTTTGAGATATATGTGAGACATAATAGagaagaggatattgatcctcaaacctacgaataGATGAGTATAGACTTTAGGAAGTGGCAAGAGGCCATaatttctgagatggattctatatactctaaCAAGATTTGAAATATAGTTGATGCACTAGAGGGTATTGTACATATTGGTTGTAAGTAGATTTTCAAGAAGAAGGTCAAAGTAAATGAAAAtataaagacctataaagcaagactagtggctaagggatattATCAAAGGTAAGGTATTGATTATAATGAAACTTTTTTACCCATAGTCATGCTCaaatctatccaaattctattagctattacagcacattatgattatgaaatctgacAAATGGATGTAAAAATTGTATTCCTCAACAGCAACCAtgatgaggaggtgtatatgatacagcccgagGGATTCGTATCTAAGGATAGTTCAGATGAGGTGTGCAAGTTACTTAAGTTTATCTATGGAttgaagcaagcttcccaaagttggaagaaaagatttgatgaggcgatcaaatcatatgacttcattaagaataaagatgagccttatgtacataggaaggtaagtgggagcactatcaccttcttggtgtaatATATAAATAACATCCTAaaaattgggaatgatataggaatgctcttcACAGTAAAAGCTtagctatctagacacttctccatgaaggatttaGGGAACCATCCTACATATTGGGGATTcagatttatagagatagatctaagaggatacttggcttgtctcTATTCAGGTATGTAGCCACCATTGCCAAAAGGTTTGGCAATGAAAATTTCAAaaaaggtctcataccgatgagatataggatatcgctttctaggaatatttccccaaagactcttgaagaaatgacagacatagataggataccctatgccttagcgataaggcctatcatatatgttatgctatgtaTCAAGTCTAATATAGTGCATACTCTTAATGTCACGAGCAaatatcaagcggatccaagcttagaatactagaaagtagtaaaatacatccttaagtacttaagaaggactaaggatctttaatCAATATATAAAGGAAatagccttagggttgagggctacacgCACTCGAGCTTCCAGTCCAATGttaatgatagcaagtctaattctgagtatgtgttcaccctgaatggaggagcagcatGCTAAAAGATTTTCAAGCaaaatactactactgactcgaccatagagataGAGTACATTGTTGcggtagaggcaacaaaggagggagtcttgataaagaagttcatcatagatctaggagtcatgttaGACAGTAAGTAGTCGATTcacttatattatgataataacgGGGTAATTACTCATgcaaaggaacccaagtctcatcagaattcAAAGCACGTTTTAACGAGGTTCCATCTGATTAGAGAGATAGTCGCTTGAGGAGATGTGAAAATAGAAAGAGTTCCAtataaagataatatcacagatccactaacaaagtagttgtctcatattatccttgagcatcataggggtctgatggggatcagacatgtaGGTGATTGACTTTTGGTCAAGTGAGAAATtgatagtcataggtgctcagcaagccaatcacgtgagtgatgacatatgtgacatgctatgcactctttttacttattattattatggcatTTTATCGCTTTATATTGATTGgtgtataaatatattatgatattcatggatttgtgcaatgagaatcagatcgtaatgagatcacgataatgagactggttcacctttaaacacagaccctaaataattatggtcataggttacttgagagggatatcaagatagtcggacaaactggtgtgatatatacccatccatataatggaggcggttggtctcttagctgctcgtgtggggacactagggctacagtgtaggtgctcattagagaatgagtttattaattgatccactcacagaatgctggatggttgatgatacctcattgtcagacagtgattctatCTTCTtagtggtgtacttggtccttagacttgagacaccaaagatgtcttatatgagtactccgctatttgatatcgaacttatatgtttgaaagttttagatctagcataactagtcatcgagagtgatagtcaactttacgaggattattgagtatcgatagaggatcatccactatcgGTGTTATAagaagaatatcctatatgttattACTTAAATAAAtatctagctagggtcatttgaattgatagagaaagagttctccgggagaatccgattagagcgagaatcGAGTAGAAGCCATATGGGTGTAACAGCAATATgtctggtatacggtctctaggatattagatagatgaaggactataggtacatgataattgaaGATAGATAGGTCTAAAGAATTAGATTCTCTTGGGGCATGTTGATAGTAAGAAGGGGTAGCCCCTTTTTGATTATATAGTGCCCGTTGCGAGGAGAATTATGCAGTAATTTAATAAGCGTATTCGCAGCCCTtgtcatgtggatcactgctagagaagagaacagttgacctccttcattctctcccacATGTCTGTTTCAAAAAATCATCGCATGATATATAGGTGCTCTGAAAGTGTTCGAAACCAACTCTAGGCTTATGATAGACATTCTCTCAAACAATATGATCTCACCTCGGAGAATCCTAGTTTTGTGTAATGGAAACCCATACTTGATGACTTATCTCACTGATTATAAAATTTTGCAAAGAAAATTATAACATTTTGTCCATATCAATTTTTCTTCTTGTGCCCAATTTGATGATTGGTCTTATAATCTTGATATTGTGATTCATACTAATGCGACCGATTAAGtaaagtttttttttcctttccttttataGAAAAAGCTTTTACTTTCATTTATTAGGTCTCATTGCCTATGATCTAGTAGCGAGAGAAAACAAAAGGTTACTTACAGAGAAAAAGTATTCTTCAGAAAACCTGTAATAAGTTTCATATATCCGCACATaagcacacacatacatatacataattTTGAAGATACGGTAGTGGGATACATGTCCCGTTTGGTTCACATGCAACACCCATTAAACACACTGTAAGCCTTAAACAGTAGAAGGGATGGGAATACGAGGAGTTGCAAACAGCTTCAGCTCAGTTTTCCTTGTTACAGTGAGTCCGTAGGTCTCGCTCATGTCCAACTCCTCTGGTTTCCTGCCATCGGGCAGCTTCCAGTCGAAGTAGAGGAGGAGCTGCGCCAAGGATAGGTGTACGGTGGCGAGCCCAAACTCCATTCCAGGGCATATCCTTCTTCCAGCACCGAACGGCAAGTACTCGAAGTTACCTCCTCTGAAATCAATGGATTTGCTTTCAAACCTCTCCGGTCTGAAGCTCTCGGCCTCTTCCCAGTACTGTGGATCTCTGTTGATCGCCCATGCATTGACCAAGACTAGAGTGCCGGCTTCTATCTCGTAGCCGAGCACCTCACACGTCTTCCTACACATTCTTGGTATCAACGTGGCAGGTGGGTGAAGCCTTAGTGTCTCCTTAACGATCGACTTGAGGTAGTTCAGCTCCACGACGTCGGTCTCTTGTATCCTGTTCTTTCCCTTCAGCTTTTCCATCACCTCCTTCTGTGCTTTCTTCATTATCTTGGGGTTCCTCATCAGCTCTGACATGGCCCATTCGATCAATGTAGATGAGGCCTGGGTCCCTCCGAGGAACATGTCCTATAGATAGAATCACGGAATCGACATAGTTAGATAATGGAACACTGGTTTCATGTACATTGTGGTCACCAACGACTACCACAGGAAGTAGCACTTACAAGGATCACACCCTTTATTCCGTCCATGGTCATCGGAACTTCTAGTTCGGATTCGTCTTTAAGCCTTAGCAGCGCATCGATTATGTCCTCCTCCACTTCGTCTACTTTCCGACCTTTGTTCATCTTGGCCTTAACCTCATGCTCCTTAACTATGTCATCAAAGATCTTATCAAGCCTCCGACGTATCCTCTGCAACTTGAACTTGGCACCTGACAGGACATGGAGGAGCTTCAGCGACGGAAACGTGTCGACGACATAGAACCCTCCAAGCACGTCGATGACCTCCCTGGCGATCAAGATGAACGTCTCCTGGTGCTTGCTTCGTGCGCCAATCGCCGCCCGGGATATGATGGCGTTGGACATTCTGAAGAGCTTCTCGCTCAGGTTGATCCGCTGTGTTGCCGTAGAGATGTCTCGGATCAAGTTAAGGGTCTCTTCCTGCCTGATGGAGGCGGAAGACCGGATGCGCTTGGTTCGGAGCAGCTCCATGAAGCAGATGTAGCGCAGTTGCTTCCAGTAGGGGCCATAGGGGGAGAAGATAACGTCGGAGCAACCGTAGCAGACGATATCTGCTACGACGAGCTCCGGCCGCGCGGCGAAGTTGGGGTCTTGGTTCTTCAAGGTCTCTTGGGCGGCTTCCCGGGAGGAGCCCACCGCGAAGTCTACCCGGCCAATTCTGACAAGCATGAGCGGCCCGTAGGTGAGAGAGAGGTGGCAGAATACGCGGAAGGGGAGCCGGCTGGTCATGTGGTGCATGCATCCGATGATTCGCAGACCCCACGGACCAGGGGGTGGTCGCGGGTATTGGGCTTCGgacttgctgaattctttcttgatGAAGATGATCAAGAAGAGCATGGTGGCGACTACGATGGGGATGGAAGCCAAGAGAAGATGCTCCATGGAAATGACGCAAAAAACTTGGCTATTCGCTTGTACGTTGGCCTTCGCCTGAAGCTCTAATAAATAGATGTACGCTTATGTTTGGTACCGTCCAGTGCGGCACGTGCAAGTAATGAATACGACAGTACGGGCAATTAATCCACCTGTAGTTTCTCTCTCCAGTACATGTTGATAAGGGTTGGGAAACAAATGGAAaccgtttttttttttcctcagaGTTGAAGAGTATTAAACAAGATACGAGTTCTTGTGATAGCTGAAGTAAAAGTATAGATTAATCTCTCCATAGAGGGATAGTAAATTTATTTACAAAATAACTCTAATAAGAGATATAGCTGAAGTTAACGTACAGATTAACCTCTCTTTAGAGGGACtgaatttatttaaaaaacaacTCTAACAGGAGAGATGAGATAGATCCAAGGGAGTCTgaagatatatataattttagataTTATAAATTACTAGGTTTAATATTTTTTCGTTTTTCCTCTATCTAAATATTGGGAATTAATCCTAGGTAGAACAAGATCAATAGGTAAACTTCATTCTCATCCTGCAAATCATGCTGACGCCTAAAATTATTGGTTCTTTCTTTTTtaacaaataaagaaagaaaaagaaagatatatctactgaatatatacatatatatatatacatatatatatacatatacatatatatatatacatatatatatataagtatgtatatatatatatatatatatatatatatatatatatatatatatatatatatatatatgtgtgtatatatataagtatatatatatatgtatgtatacatatgtgtgtatatatataagtatatatatatatgtatgtatatatatgtatttatatatatatatacatgtgtatatatatatacatgtatatatatacatacatatatacatatacatatatatatcatatatacatatatatatatatatatatatataaatacatatataaatacatatatataaatatatatatatatataaatacatatataaatacatataaatacatataaatacatatatatatatatacatatatatatacatatatatatatatatatacatatatatatatatatacatatatatatatatacacatatatatatatatatacatatatatatatatacacatatatatatatatatatacatatatatatatatacatatatatatatatatatatacatacatatatatatatacatacatatatatatatatatacatatatatatacatatacatatatatatatacatatacatatatatatatacatatacatatatatatatacatatatatatatatacatatatatatatatacatatacatatatatatacatatacatatatatatatacatatatatatataagtatgtatatatatatatatatatatatatatatatatatatatatatatatatatgtgtgtatatatataagtatatatatatatgtatgtatacatatgtgtgtatatatataagtatatatatatatgtatgtatatatatgtatgtatatatatatatacatgtgtatatatatatacatgtatatatatacatacatatatacatatacatatatatatcatatatacatatatatatatatatatatatatatatatatatatataaatacatatataaatacatatatataaatatatatatatatataaatacatatataaatacatataaatacatataaatacatatatatatatatacatatatatatacatatatatatatatatatacatatatatatatatatatacatatatatatatatacacatatatatatatatatacatatatatatatatacacatatatatatatatatatatacatatatatatatatacatatatatatatatatatatacatacatatatatatatacatacatatatatatatatatacatatatatatacatatacatatatatatatacatatacatatatatatatacatatacatatatatatatacatatatatatatatacatatatatatatatatacatatatatatatatacatatatatatatatatatacatatacatatatatatatatatacatatatatatatatatacatatatatatatacatatatatatatatatatacatatatatatatatatacatatatatatatatatacatatatatatatatatacatatatatatatatatatatatatatatatatatatatatatatatataaaatattggaCCCAGCTCCCATATTATGTCACTAACAAAGGGCCCAGCTCCCATGTTATGTCAGTAACAAAAACTTAATAAAGGTTTTATCCTTCCATTACTTTGTTTTGGTACTTATAGAGTGAATTCCATAAATAATACTTTTCACCATTATATTTTGTCTATAGAATCCATAAGTTTAACTTAGTTAAATTTTTCTCTACAAAATTAATATACTTCTTCCTATAATATATGCGATGATCCACTCACTtgcttatatttattttattttgcccACATATATTCAATTAGTTAATTCATAGTTTAGCCAATTTAGTTTTGCCTATCTCATTTTAATAAAttgatttcttatttttattcgACTTGAGTGATTTAACTCAGTTTTATTGTTAAAATTTTAGACCATTCGattaaaaatatatcaattttactttaataccattttagTAAATATGACAAatactaatataatttatttactaTCCATCTAATTTAATTTAAATCTCATATATAAAGATCATAATTTTGGTTCTTTTTTACTCAAAAGAGAAAGGATATACAATAGTATCAGTTTAATTTTTGTACAATAGAGCAAAACAATTATATGTCATCGTTATCTCTGGACGACATATTGAGAGTGATTTGTTGTACTACATCATTAATAGGATTATGTAGATCTACATAAAAATTGAATGATTAATTATACTATGTATTGTCCTTTGGATTCGTTGGATGACGTGTTGAGAGTAATTTATTGTACTACATCATTAGTAGGATCATATAGATCTACATAAAAATTGAGTGATTAATTATACTATATATTGTCCTTTGGATTCGTTGGACGAAGTGTTGAGATTGTTCATATCCTAAAGGAGAAAAGAGGAGCAATTACAAATCTTTGGAAGAGGACCATAACACACTAATTAAACGAGAAATAGTGGCATAGATCGTATAAGTTACTAATATTACCTAGGTTATGAGTATTTTGAAGAAAACTTATACAATATTGC encodes:
- the LOC135628629 gene encoding premnaspirodiene oxygenase-like, with the translated sequence MEHLLLASIPIVVATMLFLIIFIKKEFSKSEAQYPRPPPGPWGLRIIGCMHHMTSRLPFRVFCHLSLTYGPLMLVRIGRVDFAVGSSREAAQETLKNQDPNFAARPELVVADIVCYGCSDVIFSPYGPYWKQLRYICFMELLRTKRIRSSASIRQEETLNLIRDISTATQRINLSEKLFRMSNAIISRAAIGARSKHQETFILIAREVIDVLGGFYVVDTFPSLKLLHVLSGAKFKLQRIRRRLDKIFDDIVKEHEVKAKMNKGRKVDEVEEDIIDALLRLKDESELEVPMTMDGIKGVILDMFLGGTQASSTLIEWAMSELMRNPKIMKKAQKEVMEKLKGKNRIQETDVVELNYLKSIVKETLRLHPPATLIPRMCRKTCEVLGYEIEAGTLVLVNAWAINRDPQYWEEAESFRPERFESKSIDFRGGNFEYLPFGAGRRICPGMEFGLATVHLSLAQLLLYFDWKLPDGRKPEELDMSETYGLTVTRKTELKLFATPRIPIPSTV